In one window of Porites lutea chromosome 8, jaPorLute2.1, whole genome shotgun sequence DNA:
- the LOC140945095 gene encoding CD209 antigen-like produces the protein MWTLLWEREEEQEKKMLLLDTSYADPGAKKTYKENYVLYLGLACPKGWVENGNQCYYILPETKEAFVRGLYLCNQLGATLPFIKSAEENAFLLSLMEGKDDPRLGMIAPNNNNVFEWLDGTAVADTFSAWNTGEPNGPGSENCGHLYVSGSAKGKWNDDPCSHPRAIVCQMEKK, from the exons ATGTGGACACTCCTGTGGGAAAgggaagaagaacaagaaaaaaaaatgctgctgCTTGATACCTCCTACGCCGACCCCGGAGCCAA AAAGACTTACAAGGAAAATTATGTTTTGTATCTCGGTTTAGCTTGTCCAAAGGGCTGGGTTGAAAACGGAAATCAGTGCTACTATATACTCCCCGAAACAAAGGAAGCATTTGTGCGGGGATTATACCTATGCAATCAACTCGGAGCAACCCTACCATTCATCAAATCAGCCGAGGAGAACGCTTTCCTTTTGAGTCTGATGGAGGGAAAAGATGATCCACGGCTTGGAATGATAGcacccaacaacaacaacgtcttTGAATGGCTCGACGGGACGGCAGTGGCCGATACCTTCTCTGCATGGAATACGGGTGAGCCTAACGGTCCTGGATCAGAGAACTGTGGGCACTTGTACGTCAGCGGAAGTGCAAAAGGAAAGTGGAATGACGATCCCTGTTCGCATCCCCGAGCTATTGTTTGCCAGATGGAGAAGAAATGA
- the LOC140945097 gene encoding CD209 antigen-like protein A yields the protein MNGLLFIVVLSLLAVGYARDQEAELAIPRCEKVCPVGWVENGNQCYFILHEKKEAFVGVYLCKQLGASLPIIKSAEENDFLVSLTKGKGDLWLGMIGPNGDNVFEWLDGTAVAFSAWNTGEPNGPGSENCGMMYVSGSGRGKWNDEPCSNPRAIVCQMEKK from the exons ATGAACGGTCTGTTGTTTATCGTGGTTCTGAGTCTCCTGGCTGTGGGTTATGCCAGGGACCAGGAAGCAGAACTTGCAATTCCAAGATGCGAAAAAG TTTGTCCAGTGGGCTGGGTTGAAAACGGAAATCAGTGCTACTTTATACTCCACGAAAAAAAGGAAGCATTTGTGGGAGTTTACCTATGCAAGCAACTAGGAGCAAGCCTGCCAATCATCAAATCAGCCGAGGAGAACGACTTCCTTGTGAGTCTGACGAAGGGAAAAGGTGATCTATGGCTTGGAATGATAGGACCCAACGGCGACAACGTCTTTGAATGGCTCGACGGGACTGCTGTGGCCTTCTCTGCATGGAATACCGGTGAGCCTAACGGTCCTGGATCAGAGAACTGTGGGATGATGTACGTCAGCGGAAGTGGCAGAGGAAAGTGGAATGACGAACCCTGTTCGAATCCCCGAGCTATTGTTTGCCAGATGGAGAAGAAATGA